CTTCATATCACCTTTAATACCTACAGTTTTACCTATAGTTGCGATATGTAGTAGTTTTTTATTCAATTGGTTCGACATTTATTCTGTAACTCACACCATCTTTAGCTTTACAGCCAGAGATAACAGTTTTAATAGCCCCTATCATCTTTCCGCTTTTACCGATAAGTTTACCGATATCTGCTTGGTTTGCATAAAGAACTATCTCTGTTACTTCGTCGCCTTCAATTACTTCAACTCTTACATTTTCAGGATGTGAAGCTATAAGTTTCGCAAATTGTGCGACAAAATCAGCTATCATGATTATCTACCAGTAATCTTTTTAACGCGATCACTCATTTTAGCACCAACGCTTAACCAGTAATCTAATCTTTCGTTATCAACTACTAGAGTTTTCTCTTCGTTCATTGGATTGTAGTGTCCAATTAACTCGATCCAACCACCATCTCTACGTTTACGGCTGTCAGTTACCGCGATACGGTAAAATGGTCTTTTCTTTCTTCCCATACGAGTAAGTCTAATTACTGTCATTTGTTTTCCTGTGTTTTATTTTTACCTATTACTGGTTAAATCTGTGCAAGTATAAAAGTATTTAAAAGGGGAAGTTTTATTGTAGGTTCTTTATATCTAAAGAAATAAGTATCTTCCCTCTTAAACATCTCTATAGTTGGATGTACACATTTAACCAGTATATAGGTTACAAATTTTCTTATCACAGAGGTATTGTTTAAGAAAATTTTTTGAACTGGAATTATAGCCAAATAATTTATAAATAGCAAATTCCAGTATTATATTATCTAGGTATTCCGCCTAAACCGCCGGGGCCACCCATTTGTCCCATCATAGACTGGAGCTGTTTCATACCGTTTTTACCAGAAAACTTCTTAGCCATTTTCCCGGCATTTTTAAATTGCTTTATCATACGGTTCACTTCAACAACTGTAAGTCCACAACCGTTAGCAATTCTTTGTTTTCTTGAGTTATTTAACAGGTCAGGGTCTTCTCTCTCTTTAAGAGTCATCGAACTAACCATTGCTTTTATATTTTTTAATTCAGAGGAGTTATCAAAATCAAAATCTTTGATAGCTTTACTCATTCCACCCATACCTGGAATCATCCCCATGATAGAACTCATAGAACCCATTTTTTTCATAGATTCCATCTGCTCTAAAAAGTCATTGAAGTTAAACTTCCCTTTTTGGATCTTTTTCGTTAATTTTTTTGCTTGTTTCTCATCGATAACATTTGCAGTTTTCTCCGCAAGTCCTTCAATATCTCCAAGACCCATTAAACGGTTAACAATACGTTCAGGTAAGAAAACTTCCAAGTCTTCCATTTTCTCACCAAGACCGATAAATCTTAGAGGTACTTCTACTTGTGATGAAAGTCCAAGTGCTACCCCACCTTTAGAATCACCGTCGTATTTTGAAAGGATAACACCGTCAATACCTATCTTCTCTTTAAATGTAGTTGCCGTTCTTACTGCATCTTGACCAGTTAAAGAATCTGCTACGTAAAAGATCTCATCAGGAGAAGCTACTTTTTTAACATTTTCAAGCTCTTCCATAAGCTCGTCATCAATAGCTAAACGTCCAGCCGTATCTATCAGTACTACATCGTAGATTTTAGAGTTTGCATATTCTAATGCTGATTTTACAACTTCTACAGGGTTTTTAGTCGCTTCATCTTCGTAAAGTTCAACTTCGATCTGTGTTGTGATCTGGCGTAACTGCTCAACCGCTGCTAAACGCTGTAAGTCAGCTGCAACAATTAAAACTTTTTTCTTTTTATTTTTAAGATAGTTTGCAAGTTTACCGGTAGTTGTTGTTTTACCAGAACCCTGTAAACCAGTCATTAAGATTACTGTCGGAGGATTCGGTGCAAATACAAACCCTTTATTGCCGCCAACTTCAAGAAGATCTGTTAACGTCTCGCGAAGTGCTTCAAGGAACTGATCTTTTCCAATCCCTTTATCTTTTGTACGGTATTCAACTTTAGTGATTAACTCTTTTACAACTTTATGATTTACATCCGCTTTTAGTAAACTTTTTTTCAGCTCGTTTAATGCTTTAGATAATGCTTTTTCATCATCATGAAAACGGATCTTTTTTATTGCGCTTGTAAAACTATCTGTTAAAGTACCAAACATTGTATTCCTTCATACATAAAAAAATTCTTGTTATATGATATATGTAACGCTCAGACCAGAGGGAGGATTTGTCGTTGCAGATATTATATAACAAGAATTCTCACAAAATTTTCGGGGATTATAGCAAAGGAGTGCTTTTTCTTTGCTTATTAATTCCAAGAGGTTATTTTCCCGTTTAAATCTATTTGTGTAAGGTAAAGTCTTAGATCAAA
Above is a window of Sulfurimonas marina DNA encoding:
- the rpsP gene encoding 30S ribosomal protein S16; this translates as MTVIRLTRMGRKKRPFYRIAVTDSRKRRDGGWIELIGHYNPMNEEKTLVVDNERLDYWLSVGAKMSDRVKKITGR
- a CDS encoding KH domain-containing protein; protein product: MIADFVAQFAKLIASHPENVRVEVIEGDEVTEIVLYANQADIGKLIGKSGKMIGAIKTVISGCKAKDGVSYRINVEPIE
- the ffh gene encoding signal recognition particle protein produces the protein MFGTLTDSFTSAIKKIRFHDDEKALSKALNELKKSLLKADVNHKVVKELITKVEYRTKDKGIGKDQFLEALRETLTDLLEVGGNKGFVFAPNPPTVILMTGLQGSGKTTTTGKLANYLKNKKKKVLIVAADLQRLAAVEQLRQITTQIEVELYEDEATKNPVEVVKSALEYANSKIYDVVLIDTAGRLAIDDELMEELENVKKVASPDEIFYVADSLTGQDAVRTATTFKEKIGIDGVILSKYDGDSKGGVALGLSSQVEVPLRFIGLGEKMEDLEVFLPERIVNRLMGLGDIEGLAEKTANVIDEKQAKKLTKKIQKGKFNFNDFLEQMESMKKMGSMSSIMGMIPGMGGMSKAIKDFDFDNSSELKNIKAMVSSMTLKEREDPDLLNNSRKQRIANGCGLTVVEVNRMIKQFKNAGKMAKKFSGKNGMKQLQSMMGQMGGPGGLGGIPR